In one Oryzias latipes chromosome 13, ASM223467v1 genomic region, the following are encoded:
- the scn2b gene encoding sodium channel subunit beta-2 produces the protein MSSVGREGRTGVQLLSALLLLMLMLLSGCSSMDVLVPSYITARNGTNVRIPCTFTSCYKMDLNKFHMNWTYKVADNESETEVMFMTYDRKKGMIPLTTDQFDDRVEFTGNLDKNDLSITLSNIQPEDTGFYFCHVLNPPDRIHGKGTIHVNVVNELPPPRDSTIAVAIGASVGGALALLILSMVVIKCLRRHRKQELTSEEKMEEEGKLEAEAVAEEGTK, from the exons ATGTCTTCAGTCGGGCGGGAGGGGCGGACTGGCGTTCAGCTGCTGAgcgcgctgctgctgctgatgctgatgCTGCTCTCTG GTTGTTCAAGCATGGATGTTCTTGTACCAAGCTACATCACTGCACGCAATGGAACAAATGTCCGGATCCCATGCACATTCACGTCCTGCTATAAGATGGACCTCAACAAGTTTCACATGAACTGGACCTACAAAGTAGccgacaatgagagtgagactGAAGTGATG TTCATGACCTACGATAGAAAGAAAGGAATGATTCCGTTGACAACGGACCAGTTTGACGACAGAGTTGAGTTTACTGGGAACTTGGACAAGAATGATTTGTCAATCACCCTATCAAACATTCAACCAGAGGATACAGGGTTTTACTTCTGCCACGTGTTAAACCCTCCAGATCGCATCCACGGAAAGGGGACAATTCATGTCAATGTGGTCAATGAAC TTCCTCCTCCACGAGATTCAACTATCGCAGTTGCCATTGGGGCATCGGTGGGTGGAGCGTTGGCTCTGCTGATTCTTTCCATGGTGGTGATCAAATGTCTTCGCCGACACCGCAAACAAGAACTAacttcagaagaaaaaatggaGGAGGAGGGAAAGCTGGAAGCTGAAGCCGTGGCGGAGGAGGGAACCAA ataa